A single window of Myripristis murdjan chromosome 21, fMyrMur1.1, whole genome shotgun sequence DNA harbors:
- the slc12a8 gene encoding solute carrier family 12 member 8: MDTLPIGWTVQQCDPEDDGTGLLKPDGVTHPPAHNTHIHDLFHEDAQGPQQPSQPWWKVQLFVWEPVLFGTWDGVFTTCMINIFGVVLFLRTGYLVGNTGVLLGIVLVSAVVLVALVTVMSGIGVCERCGVGSGGVYSMISTVLGGRVGGTVGLLYVFGQCVAGAMYITGFSESVAELLGLQSQWAVRGMSAAVLLALLGINLAGVKWIIRLQLLLLVVLAVSTLDFVIGTFTHLDPEHGFVGYSAELLGRNTMPDYSPGENFFTVFGVFFPAATGVMAGFNMSSDLQRPEHNIPVGTLAAVFTSWFLYLVFVFLLGAICTREALRYDFLIAEKVSLVGFLFLLGLYISSLASCMGGLYGAPRILQCIAQERVVPALAFLGKGRGPNRTPVAAICLTSLLTMAFIFIGQVNTLAPIVTINFMLTYSVIDYSYFSVAMTSQLQSKERSDGLLLARRSRRRPTRQSSRPLLDVPHHGYGSGGTATQGKGTLLEFTKDMDRIFPPVPNGDARAEKISPSSSSSSQEQSDRCRSRKAKVPAKQMLMDSFGLDLNSNVFPGDAGQEAGSAPPEEEAAGRCGPEEQGPVGGGDPPVKSPTHIQLDPPAEPPSQTRDTKPEHQSLEIKPMPDSFYAGFCNHWVALVGGLCSILIMFVIQWVYALANIVVAVLLFFYIGKTSPGLPTGIAARFSFFTWLKSTLSSIGRRGASPRDQIVLTPSLSAVGMETKQLTEENADFASRHRCHQSYYIEADRMVQPPLN, translated from the exons GGCCCCCAGCAGCCCAGCCAGCCGTGGTGGAAGGTGCAGCTGTTTGTGTGGGAGCCAGTTCTGTTCGGCACCTGGGACGGCGTCTTCACCACCTGCATGATCAACATCTTCGGCGTGGTGCTCTTCCTCCGCACCGGCTACCTGGTG GGCAACACAGGTGTGTTGCTAGGGATAGTCCTGGTCTCTGCGGTGGTGCTGGTTGCCTTGGTAACGGTGATGTCGGGGATCGGAGTATGTGAGCGCTGTGGCGTTGGGAGCGGAGGAGTCTACTCCATGATCTCCACCGTCCTGGGGGGCAGAGTGGGAGGCACCGTGGGCCTGCTCTACGTgtttggacag TGTGTGGCCGGAGCGATGTACATCACAGGTTTCTCGGAGTCGGTGGCCGAGCTGCTGGGCCTGCAGAGCCAGTGGGCGGTGCGCGGCATGTCGGCCGCCGTGCTGCTGGCGCTGCTCGGCATCAACCTGGCCGGAGTCAAGTGGATCATccgcctgcagctgctgctgctggtcgtGCTGGCCGTCTCCACGCTGGACTTCGTCATCGGCACCTTCACACACCTCGACCCAG AGCACGGCTTCGTTGGTTATTCAGCCGAGCTGCTGGGCAGGAACACGATGCCCGACTACAGCCCGGGAGAAAActtcttcactgtgtttgggGTTTTCTTCCCCGCTGCAACAG gggtgaTGGCAGGCTTCAACATGAGCTCAGACCTTCAGCGGCCAGAACACAACATCCCTGTGGGAACGCTGGCAGCTGTCTTCACCTC GTGGTTCCTGTATCTGGTCTTCGTCTTCCTCCTGGGGGCCATCTGCACCAGAGAGGCGCTGCGCTACGACTTCTTGATAGCGGAAAAG gTCTCCTTGGTGggtttcctctttctgctgggcCTCTACATCTCCTCCCTGGCCTCGTGCATGGGCGGCCTGTACGGAGCACCCAGGATCCTCCAGTGCATCGCCCAAGAGAGAGTCGTCCCCGCCCTGGCCTTTCTGGGAAAAGGG AGGGGCCCTAACAGGACCCCGGTGGCAGCCATCTGTCTCACCAGCCTGCTGACGATGGCCTTCATCTTCATCGGCCAGGTCAACACGCTGGCCCCCATCGTCACCATCAACTTCATGCTCACCTACAGCGTCATCGACTACTCCTACTTCAGCGTGGCCATGACCTCCCAGCTGCAGAGCAAGGAGCGCAGCGACGGCCTGCTGCTGGCCCGGAGGAGCCGGCGCAGGCCCACCAGGCAGAGCTCCAGGCCGCTGCTGGACGTCCCCCACCACGGCTACGGCAGCGGAGGCACCGCTACGCAAGGCAAAGGCACTCTGCTGGAGTTCACCAAAGACATGGACCGCATTTTCCCCCCTGTCCCAAACGGAGACGCCAGAGCCGAGAAgatctccccctcctcctcctcctcctcgcagGAGCAGAGCGACAGATGCAGGAGCAGGAAGGCCAAGGTTCCCGCCAAGCAGATGCTGATGGACAGCTTCGGCTTGGACCTGAACAGCAACGTGTTCCCCGGCGACGCGGGCCAGGAGGCGGGCTCAGCTCCCCCAGAGGAGGAGGCCGCGGGCCGATGTGGACCCGAGGAACAGGGGCCCGTCGGCGGAGGAGACCCTCCAGTCAAATCCCCGACTCACATCCAGCTGGATCCTCCTGCAGAGCCTCCGAGTCAAACCAGAG ACACTAAACCAGAGCACCAGAGCTTGGAAATCAAACCCATGCCGGACTCGTTTTACGCCGGGTTCTGCAACCACTGGGTCGCCCTCGTCGGT GGCCTGTGCTCCATCCTGATCATGTTCGTCATCCAGTGGGTTTACGCCTTGGCCAACATCGTGGTCGCTGTGCTTCTCTTCTTCTACATTGGTAAAACAAGTCCAGGGTTACCCACAG gAATTGCAGCTCGATTCAGTTTTTTCACGTGGCTGAAATCGACACTGAGCAGCATCGGCAG GAGGGGGGCGTCTCCCAGGGACCAGATCGTGCTCACGCCCTCTCTGTCCGCGGTCGGGATGGAGACCAAGCAGCTGACCGAGGAAAACGCCGACTTCGCCTCCCGTCACCGCTGTCACCAGTCTTACTACATCGAGGCAGACAGGATGGTGCAGCCGccgctgaactga